ACTTACTCGACCAGCCGTGGAAACCAGAATTTCCGCGGCGGTCGAAAAAATGCCCGGCCCCGGACCGGGAAGCGGTCCCTCGCCTGCACAGACGGCTAAGAGCGATGGACAAACCTCAAAACTTAAATCGGCCGCTATCCCTCTGCACTCGGCGATCAATCACCCAGGGAAATCGCTCGTTTATGTGCTCGATTGCTCGGGGAGTATGGGAATTGGAGATCGCTGGGCCAAAGCCTGCGATACCCTGCTGGCCTCGATCGAAAATCTATCGGAAGGGATGTACTACCAGATCGTGTTGTACGATCGCACGGCGCGTCTGATCGACCGTGGCAGCCAATTGCGACCAGTCAAAAAAACAGAACTGAGCGTACTTAGGGAAATACTGGGGAAGAAAATTCCCGAAGGAGAGTCCCGCCACAGCGAAGGCCTTCGTAAAGCCTTACTCCTGCAACCAGATGTGGTTTTTCTTCTCACAGACGCCGACGACTTCACGCAAAAGGAATTTGCAGAAGTATCGCCGCTGTTCCGGAATCAAAAATTCAACGTATTTCTGTTCGGCGAGTCGAACATACAAGTGGATAGCCCTTTGCACCGGCTGACCAAAGAACGGCGGGGTGGGATGTATATCGTCGGCAAAGAAGGCTTGGAAAAAGTTCAGTAAGGCTAGAGCCAGCCCTGTCCTTCTTCGCGAATGATCGTCTCCATCGCCGAAATCCAAACTGCATGATCGTTGAGGCAGGGGCAAGCCCGAAGGTGTTCGCCACCGGCGTGTTCGAAAACCTCTTTCGATTCCAGCCCGATCTCATCAATCGTTTCGAGACAATCCACCGTGAAACCGGGGAGAATTGCCAGAATCTTTTTGACACCCTTTTTGGCTAATTTTTCCAGGGTATCATCGGTGTAGGGCCGCAACCATTCTTCCCGACCGAAGAGCGACTGATAGGTCTGCGTCCACTTGTCGCGTGTGAGATTCAGCTTCTTGACGAGAGCTTGGGTAGTACGAGTCACGTGAGTGGCATAGGGATCACCGCTCTTGGCGTAGCGCTGCGGGATGCCGTGAAAACTGAGCAGATAATGATCGGGCTTCCAGGAGAGTTTGCCTTCTTCCTCGTGAATAATCGAGACCAAAGCATCGATATAAGCCGGATGAGCATAGTAAGGCGGCACGATCCGAATAGCAGGAACGTGGCGAATATTCATCAGGTGCTTGAAGAGCACATCAGTGGCCGAGGCCGTGGTAGTAGCCGAATATTGAGGATACATCGGCATCACAATTAGCCGTTCGACGCCTTGGGCGATCATCTCCTCGACGACCTCTGCGACTGCGGGATTACCAATTTGCATACCGCATCGAACGATGCAGTTGGGGAACTTCTTCTGGAGTAGTTCCACCTGACGGAGTGAAAAATATCGGAGTGGCGAACCCGTTTTGGCGTCCCAAACGCGGCGGTATTTCGCGGCCGATCTCGCTGGTCGGATCAAGAGGATGATGCGGAGGATAAACCACCACAGTATGCGATTGACTTCGATCACCCGGGGGTCGCCTAGAAATTGACGCAGATAGCGCCGAAGAGCAGGTGCGGTCGGTTCGTCGGGTGTGCCGAGCTGAATGAGAAGTATGCCGGTCATGGTTCCTCTAGGATAGGTAGGAGGAGCCATTCGTTTCAAGACTGGCTGTAAGGGGAAAAGCGAGGAGCGGCAGAATTCCGCTCCTACCCCGTGAAAACGGAATTACTTTTTCTTGCAATCCGGACCTTCCAGCGGATCCTGCTTTTCGGTGATGTGGCCCTTATCGGCCAGAGCGGTGCAACGGTCGGCGTTCAATTGAATGTAGCTCTGCCATTGAGCCGGGACATTACCTTCGGCATAGATGGCTTCGACCGGACATTCGGGAACGCACGCTTCGCAATCGATGCAGTCGACCGGGTGGATGTACAGCATCTTTTCGTCCTGATAGAAGCACTCCACAGGACAAACCACACAACAATCGGTGTACTTGCAATCGTTGCAGGGGGCGGTCACCACGTGAGCCATGAGACTATTGCCTTTCTAAACGTAATTCGCGGAATCGATTCTGGTTGGCGAAGCAAATTCGACTCGCTCTCATCGGTTCGCCATAACAATATATGGCTTAGTATTCGTTAAAACCACGTGCGGGGGCAAGCAGAATTTGAGAATTTGGAAGAATGTTCCTTCAAGTTAAGTAGAACTTGATTCCCATACCGACCTTGCCGGAATCATTAATGCATTTCGTTGCGGATGATTCAAGATCATTTTCATCAGGAAAGGCTGGATTTTGGAGATTTCAATGCCTTGTCCGCGATGTCTTTGCGATAGTGCATCCCCGGGAAACTGATCTTGGAAATAGCCTCATATGCGTGCTTTTTTGCCGCCGCGAGAGTATCCCCCAGAGCGGTCACCGCCAGAACACGACCGCCATCGGTGACGATCCGCTTCCCTTCCAATTTACTGCCCGCATGGAAAACTTTCACATCGGGCATTTTGGCGACTTCATCCAGCCCCGTGATATTCTTGCCGGTTTCGTATTTCCCGGGATATCCGCCGGAACAGAGGACGACGCAAACAGACGGTCGTGGATCCCATACGATCGTATCGGGATCAATGGTATCGAACCTTTTATCGACGATGGCCTCAATGAGTTCCAGCAGATCGGATTTCAAGCGGATTAAAAGCGTTTGAGTTTCCGGATCGCCCAGTCGGGCATTGAATTCCAATACCTTCGGACCTTGATTGGTGAGCATCATCCCGGCGAACAGCACGCCGTTGAAAGGATAACGGCCCCGTTTCATCGCGTGTACGATCCGAACGAAAACTTCTTCCTCAAGCTTTTTCATCAACTCCGGCGTACCGCGCGGAGCTGGGCAGTAAGCGCCCATGCCGCCGGTGTTGGGGCCGATATCGCCGTCGTTGACGGCCTTGTGATCCTGCGTTGGGGGAAGAAGATAAATCGTCCGATTTCCCACCAGCGCCAGTACGCTGAGTTCTTCCCCTTCCAGCCGTTTCTCAACGACCGCCTGTCGACCCACTTTGGCCCCGAATTCCTCCTTGATCATAATCCGTTCAATGGCACGGCGAGCCTCTGCCTTGTCATTGCAAACTATGACGCCTTTCCCGGCCGCCAAGCCGTCGGCTTTTACAACGCAAGGCCATTCGCGACTATCGATGTAGTATTGAGCCGGAGTGGGGTGATCGAAAACCCGGAATTCGCCGGTCGGCACATCGGCATGCCGCATCAATTGCTTGGCGAACACTTTGCTGCCTTCGATACGGGAGGCCGATTTGCTCGGGCCGAAGATTCTCAAACCCTCTTTTTCGAAAGCATTGACGATGCCGTTGACCAGAGGCTCTTCCGGGCCCACCACGGTCAGGTCGATTTTCTCTTTTTTGACGAATCGGATAAGCTTGTCGAATTCGTTGACATCAATCGGAACATTGGTTCCTTCCAGAGCGGTCCCAGCATTACCCGGAGCGCAAAAGATCTGCTTGACGCGCGGGGATTGTTTAAGCTTCCAGACGAGGGCGTGTTCACGCCCCCCTTTTCCAATAACGAGAATCTTCATCGTGAGATTGTATATACCCTTCAAGGTCTGTGAAAACTCGTCTCCATCCGCCTGGCCTAGCCATTCGAAATTACAGTATTATTCAGGTAGTCCGCTCGCCTCTCAGCTGAAGAGTTTTTTCGAGTCGGGATCGAATAATTTCACCAGCGAGAAGATACCGACCGGAGCACTGAAAAGACACATCAGGCAACCGAAGTTACAGATGGCGGCAATCGACCCCAGCACGGCCAGAGGATAGAATTTTCTGGTCAAAATCGCTAGAGACCCGACCAACATCAGGCACCCGATTGGAAACGCGTAGGTCACGTGATTGGCAATTGGCTTGATGTTCGTTTCGGTGATATCTTCCGGCTCGATTTTCCGTCCCACAAACTTCTCCGCATTTTTGCGAGCTTCGTTTTCCGGATTCTTGAAAACCTCTTTGAAATTCTGAACCGTCTGATCTTTTTTGATTTCGAAAATGTAGTAACCCGCGCAATCGAGTATCAGACTCGTCATCGCCAGCAGTAGCAACAGCAGGCCGGGGATCAGAAGCGGCGAATTAGTGAATTTAACTGGCTTTTGGGGAGGCGGCTCCGGGAGCAGTTCGGCAAGACCGAGATTCCCTTCGGCATCTTTCACTGGAGCCCTGTAGATAGTCTTGCATTCCGGACAGCGAACCGGCTGCCCGAACAGGGATTCCGGAACACGGGTTTTATTCGTGCACTTAGGACAAATAACGACGGCCGAGGCCGGAGGATTGTTCGATTCTGACATGCTGTATGTTTTAGCTAACTTGGCCGTGTTACCAGCGCTGATTTTCGCGTTCCCGCAGAATTCTACCGATCCAATTGACCACTCTTTCGCCTCCCAGACCGCAGATCAGTCCCATCATCAAGCTGAAATCCAAGATGCCGATCACTCTCCCGGGCCGAATTCCTATACCCCCAAAACGAAAGAACAGAAAATATCCCAGCAGGCCGAATAGCAATGCACCTGAAACTCCGTAGGCGACGAACTCGATGACGCGTTCTCGAAGCGAGAGATATTTCGAAGAGCCATTTTTCTTCCGAGGTACTCGCAACTGTCGGCCGCAACTGCACTTGAAAATCTGCCGAATTTTCTCGATCGGACTATCGTACTCCCGATTGCAGTACCAGCAGCGGTAGCGGACTCGGTTCGTCATGAAGCATCCGGCAAGATTCAATCACCTTCGAAAATTAGACCCTCTTCGAATTTTAGAGTCCGAAGCCTGCTTGCGCTACGAGAAATTACTCGATGAAGAACGGGAGTAAATCCGGGACTAATCGTTGACAATTGCGAACTTTATCGCAAGAATCGGAACGTGGGTCGCGATTGGCCGGGCAATCTCATATCTAACGGAGCCCGGATCAATCTAAAATCGATACTGACCCCCTACCTCTCTTGAAGGAGCATCATGATGCGTTCGAAACTCTGGGTTCTCGGTCTACTGCTGTCCCTCTTCGGGGCATCGTTGGTTTACGCCGACGACAAATCGGGTCTGAATGAAGAAGGTTTCCTTCAGCGCTGGGTCGTTCTCGCACCCATCCCCCTGGCCGATGGTCAAGGCGGAGAAGACGGCTTGATGAAAGAACAGCTCAAAGACGAAGCGAAACTTCAACCCAAAGCCGGCGATAAGGTCAAAGTTGGCGATACCGAACTCCTTTGGAAAAATTATATCGCCAAAGATCACCTTTTAGATCTCAACGATTTCGTGGGTAAACAGACCGAAGACAGCGTCGCTTATGCCGTGGCCTACATCGAATCTCCGGAAGATCTTAAAAACATCAAGATGAAAACGGGCAGCGACGACCAATCCAAAGTTTACCTCAACGGTAAAGAGGTTTTCAAATTTACTCAGGAACGGGCTACCGATAAGGATCAGGACACAACGGAAGTCTCGCTGAAAAAGGGCACTAACGTGCTGGTTGTTAAGGTTGTGAATGTCAAAGTCGACTGGTCTTTCTGCGTCCGCTTTACGGATAAAGACGATAAGCCGATCACGAAACTGACTGTGAAGTAAATTCGCAGGCTGATAAAATTACCTCCGAGGGAACAACGGCTAAGTTGTTTCCTTAGCCAGCCCGATACCCTAGCCTTGATTCCCCTTTTATTACGAGTCAATTTCTCCCTCTGATGGCTCGTCGTCCTACTCCATAAGATTTAAAGAGCAACTATTGCTGCACGAGAAATGGGCTCGAGAGTCCATTGCATTCTATCCCGGCTGGTATGAATCCTCATTCCGCTTTGCGACTGATCAGTTACAACGTTCACAAAGGTATTGGCGGCCTCGACCGACTCTGTCAACTCGACCGGGTCTGCCGGGTGATTGAGCACGAAAATCCCGATTTGTACTGCCTTCAAGAAGTTACCCGGCATTCCCGTCGATCGCACTATCAGGATCAGCCCAAGATATTTGCCGAGCGTTTCCAAACGCTGGACAGTACCTATCAGATGAACGTCCACTACCAGGTAGGTGGCTACGGCAATTTAATATTGTCCCGCTGGCCCATTCGCTCCCGGCACCACATTTCGCTAAGGCTGGGGCAGAAAAAACCACGCGGTGCTCAGCTTGTAACAGTCGAAACGCCCCAGGGTTCACTCCATCTGATCAATTTTCATCTCGGTTTAACGCAACACGAGAGGCACTGGCAGATTCGCCATCTGCTCAATCATCCGCTGTTTCGGGAATCGACTCATTTGCCGACTCTCATGGTGGGCGACTGCAACGACTGGCGAGATCGCCTGGGGGAATTGTTTTCGGAACGGGGCTATCAAGCTGCCACGACCGGCGAAAAACGATTCAACTCCTTCCCGGCCTTCCATCCCCTGATGGCCTTGGATAAGGCCTTTCATTGCCAGAATATTCAGATCAAACATTCCAGAGTGGTTCGCTCCCGGCTCGCTCATCGCGCATCGGATCATTTACCGCTGGTCATCGATTTTGATTTAAGGACCCCTCAATCCAGCGCAGAACAAAAAACGTAAGACCCAGGGCCAGCGCGGAGGAACAGATCAGTGCCAGCCAGGGTAACAGGCCTAACGGCTGGAGTTCAAAAAAGTATGCGCTTATGGGAAGATACATCACCAGGAGGTAGATCAATCCCGCAAACCCGATCCAGAGATGGAGCCTCCTATCCGTTTTACCGATGAGCCAGACGTTGCCTAAGCCCATGAGGATCACACTCGTCAGTACCAAAGTTCGATCCGTCTCGATATCGTTTCCCATTTCATTTCTGGAAATAATCCAGACGGCCAAACCCAGAAGCCCAGTGATCAACCCGGAAGTGAGTGCAAAAATGCCGACTTCCTGAAGAAATTCGCCCGGATGACCTTTGGGAGGCTGCGACTCTTGCCGTCGTTGAATCAGTATCAAAAATGCTGGCCCGCCAATGGTGAGGGCGTTCAAAAGAGACACCTGCTGCGGCAGATAGGGGAACTCGTAGCCGAATAATCCCATGCCGACAATAATCAGCAACAGTGTGTAAACATTTTTCAGCAGAAACAATTTGGCCGCTTTCCGCAAATTGGACAGGAGGACTTTCCCTTGCCGCATCACCTTCGGCAGAAGACTGAAATCGTCTTTTTCCAGGACCATGCTTGCCACCGTCCGGGCCGCACTGCTGCCAGAGCCCATGGCGATTCCCATATCGGATTTTTTGAGAGCAAGGATGTCATTTACCCCATCGCCGATCATCCCGACCTGAGCTCCGCCTTTTTGGAGGGTCTCGATGATCTGTAGTTTCTGCTGTGGGCTCACCCTCCCGAAAATGGTGTGATCGCGAATAGCCTCGGCCTTTTGACTCGCCGATTCCAATTGTTTCCCGGTGAAAACCGGCTCTTCGGAGTCGACAATTCCCAACTGAACCACCAGTGATCGAACCGTCTCTGGATTATCGCCTGAAAGAATTTTGAAAGCGATTTTTTGCTCGGCCAGCTCAAGTAATACTTTTTTGGCGTCGGGTCGCAGTTCATCGCGCAATCCGATTAGAGCCAAAACTTGAAGGGAATAACCTTCCAGGGATGGAGACAATGCCTGATCCGAAGTGGCGTTGATCGCTTCGGTGAAAACGAGTGTGCGGATTCCTTGAGTTTGCAGTTTGTTCCAGTTCGATTCGACAGACGCTGAATTCTGGAGATGGGGCTTTAATGCTTCAAAAGCTCCCAGCACAAAAATTCTTTTTCGATCCGACAATTGAAAGCGGATGGCACTGTAACGGTTATGCGATTTGAAGGGAATCTGTTCCAATCGGGCGTACTGATCAGGCTCCTTCAATTCGCCTAAATGCCGCTGAATGGCTTGCAGACTTTTATTCTTGGAATCGATAGATTTCCAGGCATAAATTCGGAGCAATTCCGATACGTGATGAATGTTCTCCGCCTCAGCTAGAATCTCGGCTACCTTCAAATTACCTGTCGTCAGCGTACCAGTTTTATCCATGCATAAGACATCGACTTCGGCCATGGACTCCATGGCGTTAAGTCTCTGAATGACGGCCCCTTCCCGGCTGATGCGGAGCGCTCCGAGGGTCAGCATCAAAGTCGCCATTAGTACCAACCCTTGAGGCACCATGGATGTCATGGTCGAAGCGATCATCTGCCAGAGTTCCGTGCTGGGGAAATGGCGAAAATAATCCATCATCAGATAGCTGATGCACAGAACAATCGCTGTGATAGTAAGCACGCTGATGAGTGAATCGAGCGCTTTTTGAAGGGGTGTAGGCGAGTAACGATATTTTCTCGCTTCCGCGGAAGTCTGATTCGCGAAGGATTCCGCCCCCACATTATCGACGCGATATTCCCCCTCCCCGGCCGCGCAGAAACTCCCGGAGAGTAAACGATCCCCCGACTTGCGCGGAACTGGATCCGATTCCCCGGTTAGCAGAGCTTCGTCGATTTCAAGAAAATCGGAGCGAAGAACCGTTCCATCCGCGACAATGGACTCCCCCGCGCGGAGAAGCACGCAATCATCCGAGACGATTTCATCCGATTTGATGGTCTGTTCTCGATCCTCCCGCCGAACGCGCACCTGGGGAATTTGCAGAAGCGAGAGTTGATCGAGATGCCTTTTGGCACGAACTTCTTGAACGAAGCCAGTGAGAGTATTGATCACCGCCACGATACTGACGGCCCAGGCACTACGATACTCCTCCAGAAGGAAGAGAGCTGTCGCGGCCATCAGCACCACGCAGTTGAAGAGGGTCAGAAAATTCCGAAAGAAAATTGCTCGATAATCGGCCCAGTGCGATTCTTGGATGCGATTGACCTGCCCTCGCGAGACTCGATCGGCGATCTCGCTCGAACTTAACCCTCGATTTGAAGCAGCACTATCTTGTTCAGTCGATGTCGTAGGCATATTTGGGCGATCCTGATTAGGGCAATTACTGCAATTTCAATCTAGAGGTAAGGCGTTAACAGCGCGGCAATCCCATCCCTTAACCGGATGGGCAAGCTCCGGGATTGAATATCCGCTAAGGTTAAAGGACGAGCTTGAGCTTGTTTCCCCTCTAAAATTTGGCTAAGTTCTTTAGCCAGTTCGAGGCTGTAACATTCCAGATTGAATTCGAAATTGAGACGGAGGCTGCGAGGATCCCAGTTGGCAGATCCGAAAAAGGTCCAGGCTTCATCGACTAAAACCAATTTGGAATGATCGAACGGCTCCGCCGTCAGCCAGACTTTTCCACCATGTTCCAGAAGTTCCGCCAAAGGCATCATCGATGCCCATTGCACCAATCGCATATTATTTCGAATCGGTACGAAAAGGTCGACTTGTACACCGCGAAGTGCGGCTGCATTCAAGGCGTCTATCAAACCGGCATCCGGCAGATAATACGGCGTGATGATTCGAATCCGTTCCCGCGCACAGGTAACGGCCCCCAGGTAGATCATTCGCAATTTATCGAGGTCGGCGTCCGGACCACTAGTGACGCCGCGCAC
The genomic region above belongs to Telmatocola sphagniphila and contains:
- the purD gene encoding phosphoribosylamine--glycine ligase, which produces MKILVIGKGGREHALVWKLKQSPRVKQIFCAPGNAGTALEGTNVPIDVNEFDKLIRFVKKEKIDLTVVGPEEPLVNGIVNAFEKEGLRIFGPSKSASRIEGSKVFAKQLMRHADVPTGEFRVFDHPTPAQYYIDSREWPCVVKADGLAAGKGVIVCNDKAEARRAIERIMIKEEFGAKVGRQAVVEKRLEGEELSVLALVGNRTIYLLPPTQDHKAVNDGDIGPNTGGMGAYCPAPRGTPELMKKLEEEVFVRIVHAMKRGRYPFNGVLFAGMMLTNQGPKVLEFNARLGDPETQTLLIRLKSDLLELIEAIVDKRFDTIDPDTIVWDPRPSVCVVLCSGGYPGKYETGKNITGLDEVAKMPDVKVFHAGSKLEGKRIVTDGGRVLAVTALGDTLAAAKKHAYEAISKISFPGMHYRKDIADKALKSPKSSLS
- a CDS encoding HAD-IC family P-type ATPase; translation: MPTTSTEQDSAASNRGLSSSEIADRVSRGQVNRIQESHWADYRAIFFRNFLTLFNCVVLMAATALFLLEEYRSAWAVSIVAVINTLTGFVQEVRAKRHLDQLSLLQIPQVRVRREDREQTIKSDEIVSDDCVLLRAGESIVADGTVLRSDFLEIDEALLTGESDPVPRKSGDRLLSGSFCAAGEGEYRVDNVGAESFANQTSAEARKYRYSPTPLQKALDSLISVLTITAIVLCISYLMMDYFRHFPSTELWQMIASTMTSMVPQGLVLMATLMLTLGALRISREGAVIQRLNAMESMAEVDVLCMDKTGTLTTGNLKVAEILAEAENIHHVSELLRIYAWKSIDSKNKSLQAIQRHLGELKEPDQYARLEQIPFKSHNRYSAIRFQLSDRKRIFVLGAFEALKPHLQNSASVESNWNKLQTQGIRTLVFTEAINATSDQALSPSLEGYSLQVLALIGLRDELRPDAKKVLLELAEQKIAFKILSGDNPETVRSLVVQLGIVDSEEPVFTGKQLESASQKAEAIRDHTIFGRVSPQQKLQIIETLQKGGAQVGMIGDGVNDILALKKSDMGIAMGSGSSAARTVASMVLEKDDFSLLPKVMRQGKVLLSNLRKAAKLFLLKNVYTLLLIIVGMGLFGYEFPYLPQQVSLLNALTIGGPAFLILIQRRQESQPPKGHPGEFLQEVGIFALTSGLITGLLGLAVWIISRNEMGNDIETDRTLVLTSVILMGLGNVWLIGKTDRRLHLWIGFAGLIYLLVMYLPISAYFFELQPLGLLPWLALICSSALALGLTFFVLRWIEGSLNQNR
- the hemH gene encoding ferrochelatase, with translation MTGILLIQLGTPDEPTAPALRRYLRQFLGDPRVIEVNRILWWFILRIILLIRPARSAAKYRRVWDAKTGSPLRYFSLRQVELLQKKFPNCIVRCGMQIGNPAVAEVVEEMIAQGVERLIVMPMYPQYSATTTASATDVLFKHLMNIRHVPAIRIVPPYYAHPAYIDALVSIIHEEEGKLSWKPDHYLLSFHGIPQRYAKSGDPYATHVTRTTQALVKKLNLTRDKWTQTYQSLFGREEWLRPYTDDTLEKLAKKGVKKILAILPGFTVDCLETIDEIGLESKEVFEHAGGEHLRACPCLNDHAVWISAMETIIREEGQGWL
- a CDS encoding C2H2-type zinc finger protein, with product MTNRVRYRCWYCNREYDSPIEKIRQIFKCSCGRQLRVPRKKNGSSKYLSLRERVIEFVAYGVSGALLFGLLGYFLFFRFGGIGIRPGRVIGILDFSLMMGLICGLGGERVVNWIGRILRERENQRW
- a CDS encoding endonuclease/exonuclease/phosphatase family protein, with amino-acid sequence MHSIPAGMNPHSALRLISYNVHKGIGGLDRLCQLDRVCRVIEHENPDLYCLQEVTRHSRRSHYQDQPKIFAERFQTLDSTYQMNVHYQVGGYGNLILSRWPIRSRHHISLRLGQKKPRGAQLVTVETPQGSLHLINFHLGLTQHERHWQIRHLLNHPLFRESTHLPTLMVGDCNDWRDRLGELFSERGYQAATTGEKRFNSFPAFHPLMALDKAFHCQNIQIKHSRVVRSRLAHRASDHLPLVIDFDLRTPQSSAEQKT
- a CDS encoding vWA domain-containing protein — protein: MASNPARVVAWTASITLHVLACLVVFAWFATREEVQRSDPRSVDTRIDQKDAPILFEIDLTERLASKAKPTLKLTRPAVETRISAAVEKMPGPGPGSGPSPAQTAKSDGQTSKLKSAAIPLHSAINHPGKSLVYVLDCSGSMGIGDRWAKACDTLLASIENLSEGMYYQIVLYDRTARLIDRGSQLRPVKKTELSVLREILGKKIPEGESRHSEGLRKALLLQPDVVFLLTDADDFTQKEFAEVSPLFRNQKFNVFLFGESNIQVDSPLHRLTKERRGGMYIVGKEGLEKVQ
- a CDS encoding 4Fe-4S dicluster domain-containing protein encodes the protein MAHVVTAPCNDCKYTDCCVVCPVECFYQDEKMLYIHPVDCIDCEACVPECPVEAIYAEGNVPAQWQSYIQLNADRCTALADKGHITEKQDPLEGPDCKKK